A genomic region of Penaeus vannamei isolate JL-2024 chromosome 42, ASM4276789v1, whole genome shotgun sequence contains the following coding sequences:
- the Nup107 gene encoding nuclear pore complex protein Nup107: MSGVQNALLEDSLARLDAALGSPGGGVMRTPRASRRPHPTGSKVGLDVISMVGEEPSFSAPAVHASHIGMSMIDSPSMIMEEVTAPPIHATLLGDATLDMTSAALLADDDPGVRATQVLFSEFINIMVANLSKSQVWQELIPSGLLFGYEEFSVLLLCLGTKSTAILYHMNGLNSHQLSMKALFEAVEQRPEVQQQRHNNPYHLLQKYIILDDVESLLREAHVWLNDGLAPHLLRCLTHVVLFLRKIGRISQQQESLCTDILEACVKESIERGDVEQVAWYTSVLPVWLQVEWYARFLHNISDDHHRRHALQLAATVGLDTRAITSTVVTNIRLSGSRDPENEVVSETTGDDRVKISAIDWLLYDPKQRVEALRQASALLRTLLISRKIGTAKILFKKIPSDSVNVIIQEHETETGSRDLTTQSDNIVREYLCIRTFLDAQDSFTDWFDHYHQKRPQPPKKPTAGSNFSQQVAYEQAEQQHNGELDRWKHTLSLITKTACDRLYNVLLFPEGGWLVDSGLEDQDVDTSAKDTSSSRELRLDNQEPDRAQQMSVLRSIYIPQVTSLLQNILHSTENYKESVRLADIIASEQHQLYKAFGSCELQRFLIKLQETSRELLDRNCDALGYPLQ; this comes from the exons ATGTCTGGGGTACAGAATGCTCTGCTGGAGGATTCTTTGGCCAGGCTCGATGCTGCTCTCGGCTCACCTGGAGGCGGGGTAATGAGGACCCCAAGAGCCTCCCGAAGACCCCACCCAACAG GAAGCAAGGTTGGACTGGATGTCATATCAATGGTAGGAGAGGAACCTTCCTTCTCCGCACCGGCAGTCCATGCATCTCACATTG GCATGAGCATGATTGACAGCCCCAGCATGATAATGGAGGAGGTAACGGCACCTCCAATACATGCGACACTACTCGGAGATGCTACCTTGGACATGACAAGTGCTGCCCTCCTGGCTGACGATGATCCTGGTGTCCGAGCTACTCAG GTTCTGTTCTCAGAGTTCATAAACATTATGGTGGCCAACCTATCCAAGTCACAAGTTTGGCAGGAGCTAATCCCTTCAGGGCTTCTCTTTGGCTATGAAGAATTCTCAGTATTACTTTTGTGCTTGGGGACAAAGAGCACTGCAATACTGTA TCATATGAATGGCTTAA ATTCACATCA GTTGAGCATGAAGGCATTGTTTGAGGCCGTTGAGCAGAGGCCAGAGGTTCAGCAGCAGCGTCACAACAATCCCTATCACCTCCTGCAGAAGTACATCATTCTTGACGACGTGGAAAGCCTCCTCCGCGAAGCCCATGTCTGGCTGAACGATGGCCTTGCTCCACACCTGCTGCGCTGCCTCACACACGTAGTCCTCTTCCTCAGGAAAATAGGAAGGATCTCCCAACAGCAAGAATCCCTGTGCACAGATATATTGGAAGCCTGTGTTAAG GAATCTATTGAACGAGGTGATGTGGAGCAAGTGGCTTGGTACACGTCTGTCCTGCCAGTGTGGCTGCAGGTGGAATGGTACGCACGCTTCCTCCACAATATATCGGAtgaccaccaccgccgccacgcCTTGCAACTGGCAGCCACTGTTGGCCTTGACACTCGTGCCATAACTTCAACTGTCGTGACCAACATAAG ATTGTCAGGCAGTCGTGACCCAGAGAACGAGGTAGTCTCAGAGACAACAGGAGACGACAGAGTTAAAATCAGTGCCATTGACTGGCTCCTGTACGACCCCAAGCAGAGGGTAGAAGCTCTTCGTCAAGCCAGTGCCCTTTTGCGAACACTTCTCATATCCAGAAAAATCGGTACTGCCAAAATTTTGTTCAAAAAg ATTCCCAGTGACTCGGTGAACGTCATCATTCAAGAGCACGAAACAGAAACCGGATCCAGAGACTTAACAACCCAGTCTGATAATATTGTTCGGGAATATCTTTGCATCAGGACATTCCTG GATGCCCAGGACTCCTTCACCGACTGGTTTGACCACTATCACCAGAAGAGGCCCCAGCCACCAAAGAAGCCAACAGCGGGCTCCAACTTCTCCCAGCAGGTGGCGTACGAGCAGGCAGAGCAGCAGCACAACGGGGAGTTGGATCGATGGAAACACACCCTGTCCCTCATCACAAAA ACGGCATGTGATCGCCTGTACAATGTGCTTCTGTTCCCCGAGGGGGGATGGCTGGTTGACTCAGGCTTAGAGGACCAGGATGTCGACACCTCGGCTAAAGATACCAGCAGCAGCAGGGAGTTGAGACTTGACAATCAAGAACCAGATCGGGCCCAGCAGATGTCTGTGTTACGCTCAATCTACATCCCACAG GTAACTTCCCTGCTGCAAAACATTCTACACTCAACAGAAAACTATAAAGAATCAGTTAGACTGGCAGACATCATTGCATCAGAGCAACATCAGCTGTACAAG GCCTTTGGATCATGTGAACTGCAGCGGTTCTTGATAAAGCTTCAGGAGACATCAAGGGAATTGCTAGACCGCAACTGCGATGCCCTCGGGTACCCACTCCAGTAA
- the mRpS24 gene encoding small ribosomal subunit protein uS3m, with the protein MSLSHFKHIPKAWTNQWLLRNAVGLQSTCGLHTTPAACKVQSGRYKVTTDRSRPLTYEMANQPCQIAHRKSWNTWNTTSLLDGQREPETVVEDIFIRKFMNGTWHDLFVSEVIIKRQHNMIRIAGIVQQRIAARKMYFLIGYCEELLSYWLKCPVKLEIQTVTDKKSVIYKYI; encoded by the exons ATGAGTTTATCTCATTTTAAACATATTCCAAAG GCATGGACAAACCAATGGCTTTTAAGAAATGCCGTAGGTCTGCAAAGCACATGTGGCCTTCACACTACACCAGCAGCGTGCAAAGTGCAATCCGGGCGGTATAAGGTGACCACTGACAGATCTAGACCTCTGACGTATGAGATGGCAAACCAGCCTTGCCAGATTGCCCATCGAAAGTCGTGGAATACCTGGAACACAA CAAGTCTCCTTGATGGACAGCGAGAACCAGAGACAGTCGTCGAAGACATTTTCATTCGCAAGTTTATGAATGGGACCTGGCATGATTTATTTGTATCTGAG GTGATCATCAAGAGACAGCACAACATGATCCGCATTGCTGGGATTGTCCAGCAGAGAATTGCAGCGAGGAAGATGTATTTTCTGATCGGTTACTGTGAAGAACTGTTGTCATATTGGTTGAAATGCCCAGTGAAATTGGAGATCCAAACGGTTACAGATAAAAAGTctgtaatttataaatatatatga